In the Malaclemys terrapin pileata isolate rMalTer1 chromosome 18, rMalTer1.hap1, whole genome shotgun sequence genome, TTGCTGCCTGGCCTAACCATATCACAAACAATTTTTGCTGGATCTGTGCCGAAACTGTCAGTGCTACCTAGACCAGCATAGATAAGGTCTCAGATGAGAGATGTCAAGGTGCTTGGCTCTGCAGAGTCTGACCATGCTAGCAGGAAGGCAATGCTTACCTTTGTTTGGAACACCAGAATCTGCTGCCACTGGTTGAGCTCCATTCAGAATTACAGGGCGGGAACTGCTTCTTCTCATCGTTTTGTCCCTTGAACTTCAGCACTTCTTCGATGACAGCGTtggcctgttccagagctttTGTGGGTGCCCCATTTTCATCATAGAATCTTCCTACCAGTTTGCCTTTTGAGGAAACAAAAAGAGCCACTAAGAccatagcatttttttaaaaaatgcctcaaAAAAACTCCAGAAACCCTCTAAAAAAGCATCATACTTTATTATGTAAGTGCTGCCTCGGGGCACCCCACGTATATTATTTTAGAAATAACAGAATTAAGTGTCCACAACTTAGTCCCTTCTGACCAggaatctcaaaacattttactaACATTAACATATAGACATGATGGAGATAATGAATTAagcctattttatagatggagaaacaggCACAGACGTTATATCACACTGAAGATCAGCAATAGAATCCAACAGTCTTAACAACCAGTCCTCttatctaaccactagacaatactGCTCCTGAAATGCCAAATAGAGGTCTATCAGACTATTCTTACTGTTGCAATGCTGCAATTTCATTACATTTGTGTAGCAGTAGAAAATAAAATTTACACTCATTTCATTCCCCTCGTTGCAATTTTCCCAAAACCCAATTACTTGGCTAATGTACAGAGTAAGATGGATGTATACATGGATCCTGGTATCAATGGGACATATTTCCAGAACACAGGAGATTTCAGATACTTTGAGAACATTAGTCACTATTATCCAGTGTGAAAGAAGATGAGCTGATCAGAAACAAAAAACAGGTTTACAATTGTTATGTGTGAAGGTAGGGTTACAGAAGTCAGTCTACATTTTCCAATTTTTAGCCAACAGCTCAGGGCAACTCTAGTTTATCTAAATGGCAAAGTCAATCCTCTTGCCTAATTCCTTTGCAGTCACAGATACAAGAGTCATGGTTGAGGTCCATCATGTATTCCTGGCTCAGTGTAAACAGGTCCAATTTAAAATCTGTTTGCTGTGAGCAAATAGTCTCATTGAGCTCAATAGGATTATTCAGATGTGTGTTTGTAAGACCCAACTCAAACATATCCATTTTCCTTCAACTCTCCCCCACCTGTTACAAGCTTGTAAGGAATAATCAGCAAATTTGGTATATTCTAAACTACAAACAGACTTTTGGAACATCACTCTTTTCTACTTTCTGTGGAATTCAGGAATTAACAGAGTTTGGTGCAACTTTTTTCTCTCAAATATGGCCCGCATTACTGTCCTACctgcttcaaagggaatttttTGCTGCTTTGCGTGTGGTAGCCCAAACTGTAACTttgaaattttattaagatgatgttaaaagaATGCTTTCCCTGGAATAACCCTACAGCtagagaaaagagacaactggccTGCCCATTACTCTATGGTGATCTTGGATGCAAAAGTGCCCCTGCTCATCTGCTACAGTATTAAGCATGGATAATATAAACCAAACAAGCTTCTGAGGATTAATCCAGGTATGCTCCTATATTATTACTCGACTAGGTTACAGATCACGTACCAACGAAAATGTAATTCTCGCTGTAGAAAGAGAGCCAGTTTTGTAGAGTCAACATTTCTGATGGCGATAACCCAGAAACATCATCCACAAGGCCGGTGTTGGTGAAATCGCCTGTCGCAAAAGCCCTGGAGGCATCTTTCCCTGTAGGACAGACATGATGAACATCCAGCTGGGATAGGTGCGCAGATAGACGGGGGGAGGATGGTGCCGGGGTCCAGCTGAGGATCCGCTCTATAATCCACAACACACCTCTTGCCCCCCGGTTTCTTTCAAGGAGGCCAACGACCTACCTGCCCCCGGCTACGGGATCCGTACGGGAcggggcggggtgtgggggggcgggtTGTTCCGCAGGCAAGTCTCCAACCCAGGGCTCTGGCACGGCCAGCCGTGAGGGACAACacccagcggggtggggggcggctcTCCCCGGGGGTCCCGCGCGGAGAGGGGATACCTGCGAAGACACCGTAGGCCGCCCCCGGCCCGTAGTGCTTGTGCCCCCGGCGCACGTCGAACACCTGCCCCAGCACCGCCAGGTAGAGGCCGGGGCTGCCCCGCGCTCCCGTGTACCGCGCGAGCTGGGCGGGGCTCAGCAGCCGGCCCCGCCCGGAGAAGAAAGGGAGCAGCCAGGAGCTGGGCTCGAACCCGAGGCCCAGCAGCCAAGCGGCGGCCAAGCCCAGAGCGGGAACCAGGAGCCCCCCTAGCCCCATCCAAGCCTGAGGTGAAAGGGCCGAAGCCGCCCGTCATCAAAATGGCGGGGATGACAATTGGCCTCCCCCCGTTTCTTCCAGGGGGCGTTCAGCCGCCATTTTCCCCGCGGGCAATTACATTTGCCTTAGTTTTTACGACGCTTTTCTCGCTTTACGGTGGCGCGgcgaaaaaaaaccccaaaccaacgGCGGTGCGTCGTCGCTGGTTATTTCACGACGACCGCAGCCGACAAATTACGGCAGCGTGGCAACGGCGCCGCGTTCACCCCGCTGACGGCTCGCGCTTTACGGTCATTTGGTAAAAACGCCGACCG is a window encoding:
- the LOC128825835 gene encoding neuferricin isoform X2; protein product: MLTLQNWLSFYSENYIFVGKLVGRFYDENGAPTKALEQANAVIEEVLKFKGQNDEKKQFPPCNSEWSSTSGSRFWCSKQSGGVKRDWIGVPRKLYMPGSRDSHCVCVRTTGPPSGQLDSTEHSDRGDLDNPNLQEYKGCHPLADWCMLKD
- the LOC128825835 gene encoding neuferricin isoform X1, encoding MGLGGLLVPALGLAAAWLLGLGFEPSSWLLPFFSGRGRLLSPAQLARYTGARGSPGLYLAVLGQVFDVRRGHKHYGPGAAYGVFAGKDASRAFATGDFTNTGLVDDVSGLSPSEMLTLQNWLSFYSENYIFVGKLVGRFYDENGAPTKALEQANAVIEEVLKFKGQNDEKKQFPPCNSEWSSTSGSRFWCSKQSGGVKRDWIGVPRKLYMPGSRDSHCVCVRTTGPPSGQLDSTEHSDRGDLDNPNLQEYKGCHPLADWCMLKD